In a genomic window of Streptomyces noursei ATCC 11455:
- a CDS encoding cytochrome P450: protein MDPNGAEPVHTVSVLSVARQPGCPFDPPEELTRARRHGPISRCLLPGGRQGWLVTGYDLVRSVLADSRFMCVRGLTLDSYVDIGDVVVPPVAPGEFTFMDEPQHSRYRKLLAGEFTVRRMRMLTESIERVTADHLDAMEQDGPPTDLVTAFAEPIPAIMICELLGVPYQDRGSFQEQSARLFNGDASAEEQLAAYTALREYIARLVAVKRAHPTGDVLGDLTKSDLTDEELTGAGFLLLAAGLDTTSNMLAFGTFALLSHPGQWAALHADPAIADKAVEELMRYLSVAKTFMRTALEDVELGGQTITAGTTVLLSLHTANRDPRRFPQPDTLDIERQAIGHLGFGHGRHQCPGQQLARVVMRVAFPALVNRFPTLRLDVPPEAIDLHSETADVFGVHSLPVAWDA from the coding sequence ATGGATCCGAACGGGGCAGAACCCGTACACACCGTCAGCGTGCTGTCGGTGGCGCGTCAGCCCGGCTGCCCCTTCGACCCGCCCGAGGAACTGACGCGTGCACGCCGGCACGGCCCCATCAGCCGATGTCTCTTGCCCGGCGGCCGCCAGGGCTGGCTGGTCACCGGCTACGACCTCGTCCGATCGGTCTTGGCCGACTCGCGGTTCATGTGCGTCCGTGGGCTCACACTCGATTCGTACGTGGATATCGGCGACGTCGTGGTTCCTCCGGTGGCACCGGGCGAGTTCACTTTCATGGACGAGCCGCAGCACAGCCGATACCGGAAGCTGCTGGCCGGCGAGTTCACCGTCCGGCGGATGCGCATGCTCACGGAGAGCATCGAGCGGGTCACCGCTGACCACCTGGACGCCATGGAGCAGGACGGGCCGCCGACAGACCTGGTGACCGCGTTCGCCGAGCCCATCCCCGCGATCATGATCTGCGAGCTGCTGGGGGTGCCGTACCAGGACCGAGGCTCCTTCCAGGAACAGTCCGCGAGGCTCTTCAACGGGGATGCGAGTGCGGAGGAGCAACTGGCCGCCTACACCGCGCTCCGGGAGTACATCGCGCGGCTGGTGGCCGTCAAGCGCGCCCACCCCACCGGCGATGTGCTGGGCGACCTGACCAAGAGCGACCTGACCGATGAGGAACTGACCGGTGCCGGCTTCCTTCTGCTGGCGGCCGGGCTCGACACCACCTCGAACATGCTGGCGTTCGGCACCTTCGCCCTGCTCAGCCACCCCGGACAATGGGCTGCGCTGCACGCCGACCCCGCGATCGCCGACAAGGCCGTCGAGGAACTGATGCGGTATCTCTCCGTCGCCAAGACCTTCATGAGAACCGCGTTGGAGGACGTCGAACTGGGCGGCCAGACCATCACGGCCGGTACCACGGTGCTCCTCTCGCTCCACACCGCCAATCGCGATCCCCGGCGCTTCCCCCAACCGGACACTCTCGACATCGAGCGGCAGGCCATCGGACACCTGGGCTTCGGCCACGGCAGACACCAGTGCCCGGGCCAGCAACTGGCCCGTGTCGTGATGCGGGTGGCCTTCCCCGCGCTGGTCAACCGCTTCCCCACGCTGCGCCTGGACGTACCGCCCGAGGCGATCGACCTGCACTCCGAAACCGCTGATGTCTTCGGGGTGCACAGCCTCCCGGTCGCCTGGGATGCGTGA
- a CDS encoding helix-turn-helix transcriptional regulator produces the protein MAAQRSTADILDAAVHVREAARSATSGATGLDAVLAALSEVMEYDHASLARWDPRCRRHTTLAGSYPDEATAYIETRLHHDPVFAVLHSPARGGLWLRDVPRHLLAASPGFTEVLSPLGIEDGVAQCLFTADGRYVGMLNVSTRRPRRTPDPARAVVTLLTEALAAAVAQGGPPREEATATDPAADARRPGGLSPREVQVLAELTTGRTNREIAERLCIAPRTVGTHIEHILAKLDIPNRAAAAARAVAWGIGPTR, from the coding sequence GTGGCAGCGCAGCGGAGCACGGCGGACATCCTGGATGCGGCCGTCCACGTTCGCGAGGCCGCCAGAAGCGCCACCAGCGGCGCCACCGGGCTCGACGCGGTCCTGGCGGCGCTGTCGGAGGTGATGGAGTACGACCACGCCTCCCTGGCCCGATGGGATCCGCGCTGCCGGCGCCACACCACCCTGGCCGGGAGCTACCCGGACGAGGCCACCGCCTACATCGAGACCCGCCTCCACCACGACCCGGTGTTCGCCGTGCTGCACAGCCCGGCCCGAGGCGGTCTCTGGCTCAGGGACGTCCCCCGTCACCTCCTGGCGGCATCGCCGGGCTTTACGGAGGTGCTCTCTCCCCTGGGCATCGAGGACGGCGTGGCCCAGTGCCTGTTCACCGCCGACGGCCGGTACGTCGGCATGCTCAACGTCAGCACCCGCCGACCGCGGCGCACGCCCGACCCGGCGCGCGCCGTGGTCACCCTGCTCACCGAGGCCCTCGCCGCGGCCGTCGCCCAAGGAGGCCCGCCGCGCGAGGAGGCCACCGCGACCGACCCCGCGGCGGACGCGCGGCGACCCGGTGGGCTCTCGCCCCGGGAGGTCCAGGTGCTGGCCGAACTGACCACCGGCCGCACCAACAGAGAGATCGCCGAGCGGCTGTGCATCGCGCCGCGCACCGTGGGGACCCACATCGAGCACATCCTCGCCAAGCTGGACATCCCCAACCGCGCGGCCGCCGCCGCCCGAGCCGTCGCCTGGGGAATCGGCCCCACCCGCTGA
- a CDS encoding amidohydrolase, with protein MDAYADLVFLDGRVVTVDAEFSVASALAVTGGIITAVGGRDDVAPLIGPDTRVVDLHGATLLPGINDSHLHGCAFGMSTPPLSVDLGHPAVSSLSDVAEEVREAVGRVPVGQWITGHGWDTGYLDECVSDPSRLPSRHDLDAVSPDHPVVLYSFSGHATWVNSKALELIGIDRHSVAPPGGAIVVDEAGEPTGLLHEGAQALVQNALPPLSRQERTDAIRSTLATLARLGVTSYTEPGLGPGGDGIMRGALGAQTLDVYRQLLADGELTARVGVLLLPTGMASTAEEFARALATLTAPGEAADPAPGRLTIHGVKIFADGIVPNKTAWMNEPYIGGGCGSLCVGGETDSEKIAEIDAIIQHAHAAGHQMGVHVTGDRAIDTVTDAFAAAMAEHPRPDARHYVIHGDFLTAHSMKVLAAHGFGVNMNPTIKWTVADMEEEFVGAERAAYAWPYRDALDAGVRVASGSDAPVTSPDWRQGVATMVLRESKAAGRVSGPEQRIGLAEALRTYTIDAAWQDFADDWKGSLEPGKVADLCVLDGDLLTADPHDIPTMPVVLTVLDGQVVHDALRN; from the coding sequence ATGGACGCGTACGCGGATCTGGTGTTTCTCGACGGACGGGTGGTCACGGTCGATGCGGAATTCTCCGTAGCCTCGGCACTCGCGGTGACCGGCGGGATCATCACTGCCGTTGGCGGGCGGGACGACGTCGCGCCGCTCATCGGGCCCGACACCCGCGTCGTCGACCTGCACGGAGCGACGTTGCTTCCCGGCATCAACGATTCCCATCTGCACGGATGCGCCTTCGGCATGTCGACGCCACCGCTCTCCGTCGACCTCGGCCATCCCGCCGTGTCCTCCCTCTCGGACGTGGCCGAGGAGGTACGGGAGGCCGTCGGGCGCGTCCCGGTCGGGCAGTGGATCACGGGGCACGGCTGGGACACCGGTTACCTGGACGAGTGCGTGTCCGACCCGTCGCGGCTGCCCTCGCGGCACGACCTCGACGCCGTCAGCCCCGACCACCCCGTCGTCCTGTACTCCTTCTCCGGTCATGCCACCTGGGTCAACTCCAAGGCGCTGGAACTGATCGGGATCGACCGGCACTCCGTCGCGCCGCCCGGCGGGGCCATCGTCGTGGACGAGGCCGGTGAGCCGACCGGGCTCCTCCACGAAGGGGCCCAGGCCCTCGTCCAGAACGCGCTGCCGCCGCTGAGCCGGCAGGAGCGGACCGATGCGATCAGGTCGACCCTCGCCACGCTCGCCCGGCTCGGCGTGACCAGCTACACCGAGCCCGGGCTCGGCCCCGGCGGCGACGGCATCATGCGTGGCGCACTCGGCGCACAGACCCTCGACGTCTACCGCCAACTGCTGGCCGACGGCGAACTGACCGCCCGCGTCGGGGTCCTGCTCCTGCCCACCGGAATGGCCAGCACCGCCGAGGAGTTCGCCCGCGCCCTCGCCACTCTCACCGCCCCAGGCGAGGCCGCGGACCCCGCCCCGGGCCGCCTGACGATCCACGGGGTCAAGATCTTCGCCGACGGCATCGTCCCCAACAAGACGGCCTGGATGAACGAGCCGTACATCGGCGGCGGCTGTGGATCCCTGTGCGTCGGCGGCGAGACCGACAGCGAGAAGATCGCCGAGATCGACGCCATCATCCAGCACGCCCACGCCGCCGGGCACCAGATGGGCGTCCACGTCACCGGCGACCGGGCCATCGACACCGTCACGGACGCCTTCGCCGCGGCCATGGCCGAGCACCCGCGGCCCGACGCCCGCCACTACGTCATCCACGGCGACTTCCTCACCGCCCACAGCATGAAGGTGCTGGCCGCGCACGGCTTCGGCGTCAACATGAACCCCACCATCAAGTGGACCGTCGCCGACATGGAGGAGGAGTTCGTCGGCGCCGAACGGGCCGCGTACGCATGGCCCTACCGCGATGCCCTCGACGCCGGCGTGCGCGTCGCAAGCGGGTCCGACGCCCCCGTCACCTCCCCGGACTGGCGCCAGGGCGTCGCCACCATGGTGTTGCGCGAGTCGAAGGCCGCCGGCCGGGTCAGCGGCCCCGAGCAGCGCATCGGGCTCGCCGAGGCGCTCCGTACGTACACGATCGACGCGGCCTGGCAGGACTTCGCCGACGACTGGAAGGGCTCTCTGGAGCCGGGCAAGGTCGCCGACCTCTGTGTCCTCGACGGGGACCTGCTCACGGCCGACCCTCACGACATCCCGACGATGCCGGTCGTCCTGACCGTCCTCGACGGGCAGGTCGTGCACGACGCCCTCCGCAACTGA
- a CDS encoding serine hydrolase domain-containing protein has protein sequence MSLDITPGQHGGFSETGLRRVRDVLARHVESGRIPGLVALVSRGGHAHVEAIGTMRHDGGAPMRRDTIFRMASTSKPVTMAAAMVLLDECRLRLDDLVEPWLPELADRQVLKRVDGPLDDTVPARRPITVRDLVTSTFGLGMDLTSLGTPIMDAVFERGIFSQSATAVAAPDEWMRQLATLPLMHQPGEQWQYQISNDLLGVLVARVTGQSFDTFLHERIFGPLGMKDTGFHVPACKIDRLPPCYTPDPQTGEFTVWDEAAGGQYSTPPAFPSGGGGLVSTVDDYHAYFRMLLNGGMHEGERILSRSAVELMTTNRLTPEQNAARNDLARNNVHISFGQGQHGGWGYGMAVRTYRGDYAPIGQFGWDGGTGTTVYADPRNGLVGVLLTQVGLSLPAPAQLIHDFWTTLYQAIDD, from the coding sequence ATGTCCCTCGACATCACTCCCGGTCAGCACGGCGGCTTCTCCGAAACCGGGCTGCGCAGGGTGCGCGACGTGTTGGCGCGGCACGTGGAGTCCGGAAGGATTCCCGGACTCGTCGCCCTGGTCAGCCGGGGCGGTCACGCGCACGTCGAAGCGATCGGCACGATGCGCCATGACGGCGGGGCACCCATGCGCCGTGACACGATCTTCCGCATGGCCTCGACGTCCAAGCCGGTCACGATGGCGGCGGCGATGGTCCTGCTGGACGAGTGCCGACTGCGGCTGGACGACCTGGTCGAGCCGTGGCTGCCCGAACTCGCCGATCGCCAAGTGCTCAAGCGGGTCGACGGCCCGCTGGACGACACCGTCCCGGCGCGGCGGCCGATCACCGTACGGGACCTGGTGACCTCCACCTTCGGCCTGGGCATGGATCTGACGTCGCTGGGCACCCCGATCATGGACGCGGTCTTCGAGCGGGGCATCTTCAGCCAGAGCGCGACGGCGGTGGCCGCGCCGGACGAGTGGATGCGTCAACTGGCCACGCTGCCGCTGATGCACCAGCCCGGAGAGCAGTGGCAGTACCAGATCAGCAACGACCTGCTCGGTGTCCTCGTCGCCCGCGTCACCGGCCAGTCGTTCGACACGTTCCTGCACGAACGGATCTTCGGCCCGCTGGGCATGAAGGACACCGGCTTCCACGTGCCTGCCTGCAAGATCGACCGGCTGCCCCCCTGTTACACGCCCGACCCGCAAACCGGGGAGTTCACCGTGTGGGACGAGGCGGCGGGCGGGCAGTACAGCACGCCTCCGGCGTTCCCGTCAGGCGGCGGTGGACTGGTCTCCACCGTCGACGACTACCACGCCTACTTCCGCATGCTGCTCAACGGCGGGATGCACGAGGGCGAACGCATCCTGTCCCGGTCCGCCGTGGAACTGATGACCACCAACCGCCTCACCCCCGAACAGAACGCCGCCCGCAACGACCTGGCCCGCAACAACGTCCACATCTCCTTCGGTCAAGGCCAGCACGGCGGTTGGGGCTACGGCATGGCGGTACGCACCTACCGCGGCGACTACGCACCCATCGGCCAGTTCGGCTGGGACGGCGGCACCGGCACCACCGTCTACGCCGACCCGCGCAACGGGCTCGTCGGCGTCCTCCTCACCCAGGTCGGGCTGTCCCTCCCCGCCCCGGCACAACTCATCCACGACTTCTGGACCACGCTCTACCAGGCCATCGACGACTGA
- a CDS encoding DUF4097 family beta strand repeat-containing protein: protein MQKFDTPTPISAVLNIPAGRVQFIAAERADTVVEVLPANASKGRDVKAAEQTSVECADGVLRIVSSAQDQYFGPSGSVEVTVKLPAGSRVEAKTASAELRTLGRLGDVVFEGAYRQITLDETAGLRLTAVDGDVEVGRLGGPAEISTARGDIRITEATGGKVALHTQSGHITIGAASGVSAALDAHTTHGRISNALKNDGTADLDIRATTSHGDITARSL from the coding sequence ATGCAGAAGTTCGACACCCCCACCCCGATCTCCGCCGTCCTGAACATCCCCGCCGGGCGCGTCCAGTTCATCGCCGCGGAGCGGGCCGACACCGTGGTCGAGGTCCTGCCCGCCAACGCCTCGAAGGGCCGGGACGTGAAGGCGGCGGAGCAGACCTCGGTGGAATGCGCCGACGGGGTCCTGCGGATCGTGTCGTCGGCGCAGGACCAGTACTTCGGCCCTTCGGGATCGGTCGAGGTGACGGTCAAGCTGCCCGCCGGTTCCCGAGTTGAGGCCAAGACCGCCAGTGCCGAACTGCGGACCCTGGGCCGGCTCGGCGACGTCGTCTTCGAAGGCGCCTACCGCCAGATCACGTTGGACGAGACCGCCGGCCTGCGCCTCACCGCGGTCGACGGCGATGTCGAGGTCGGCCGGCTGGGCGGGCCCGCGGAGATCAGCACCGCACGGGGCGACATCCGCATCACCGAGGCCACCGGCGGCAAGGTCGCGCTCCACACCCAGTCCGGCCACATCACGATCGGCGCCGCCAGCGGCGTCTCGGCCGCCCTGGACGCCCACACCACCCACGGCCGCATCAGCAACGCACTCAAGAACGACGGCACCGCCGACCTCGACATCCGCGCCACCACCTCCCACGGCGACATCACCGCCCGCAGCCTCTGA
- a CDS encoding histidine kinase, whose protein sequence is MWTPGRLAGELLLSVVLGLLAAAVEALDGGGTVRIVAVALAAVLLSLSRRVLPAAVLLITAIGSVEFGGLGPLVLVAAWSAGRRISGVGRAALTFATAYVLSLGLWLLQVTSPALLFLAFAAPFLLVVLVGPGLISRYWSQRRTLADTLREYNAQLLRERAMIAGQARMRERQRIAQDMHDSLGHQLTLISVHAGALEVDRELTGRQREAVGVLREASVAAMHELREVVGLLRDGTENPRQDSASQALQATGEEDVMASSRGVAGIEGLVAASRNAGTTVELRRSGEPRPLAPTADHAAYRVVQEGLTNAHKHAPGASIAIELRYEPDALVVEVVNAAAPGTADGRRSVVSGGQGLTGLGERTRLVGGMVHTGRTADGGFRLAGVLPYTPPEGGAPSRAAGEATTTFVDPTHDFREQNPAGATGEGDLVIDGSGLPKELLRAMSKNKKRSGIAIGCGVAAVVLVLLMVAGVLAALFLVGESDKATIDPKQYDAVKVGQSEAEVRARLPHGDSFLADGLDKGAPPEPKGAKCLALRSTETGSVWYKDPVFRFCFKDGRLIEKKSFEVRG, encoded by the coding sequence ATGTGGACTCCTGGGCGCCTCGCGGGTGAACTGCTGCTGAGCGTGGTGCTCGGGCTGCTCGCGGCGGCTGTCGAGGCCCTGGACGGCGGCGGCACCGTACGGATCGTGGCGGTGGCCCTGGCCGCTGTGCTGCTGTCACTGTCGCGCCGGGTCCTGCCCGCGGCGGTGCTTCTGATCACCGCCATCGGCTCGGTCGAGTTCGGTGGCCTGGGCCCGCTGGTTCTGGTCGCCGCATGGTCGGCCGGACGGCGGATCAGCGGGGTCGGCAGGGCGGCCCTCACCTTCGCCACCGCGTACGTCCTCTCCCTCGGCCTGTGGCTCCTGCAGGTCACGTCCCCCGCACTGCTCTTCCTCGCCTTCGCCGCCCCGTTCCTGCTGGTCGTGCTCGTCGGCCCCGGCCTGATCAGTCGCTACTGGTCGCAGCGCCGCACGCTGGCGGACACCCTTCGGGAGTACAACGCCCAGCTGCTGCGCGAACGCGCGATGATCGCCGGACAAGCCCGGATGCGGGAACGTCAGCGCATCGCCCAGGACATGCACGACAGCCTCGGGCATCAGCTCACGCTCATCTCGGTGCACGCCGGCGCACTGGAGGTGGATCGGGAGCTGACCGGACGGCAGCGGGAGGCCGTAGGCGTGCTGCGCGAGGCATCGGTGGCCGCGATGCACGAGCTGCGCGAGGTGGTGGGACTGCTCCGGGACGGCACCGAGAATCCCCGGCAGGACAGTGCCTCCCAAGCCCTGCAGGCCACGGGGGAGGAGGACGTGATGGCGTCGTCGCGCGGGGTGGCCGGCATCGAGGGCCTGGTGGCGGCGTCCCGGAACGCGGGTACGACCGTGGAGCTGCGGCGCTCCGGCGAGCCGCGCCCGCTCGCCCCGACCGCTGATCACGCGGCGTACCGCGTCGTGCAGGAGGGCCTGACCAACGCCCACAAGCACGCCCCGGGCGCCTCGATCGCCATCGAGTTGCGCTACGAGCCGGATGCCCTGGTGGTGGAGGTCGTCAACGCCGCCGCCCCAGGGACAGCGGATGGCCGACGAAGCGTGGTGAGCGGCGGCCAGGGCTTGACCGGACTCGGGGAGCGGACCCGACTCGTCGGAGGCATGGTGCACACCGGCCGGACCGCGGACGGCGGCTTCCGACTGGCCGGCGTGCTGCCCTACACCCCGCCGGAGGGCGGCGCCCCAAGCCGCGCCGCCGGGGAAGCGACGACAACGTTCGTCGATCCGACACACGACTTTCGGGAGCAGAACCCGGCGGGCGCTACGGGCGAGGGTGACCTGGTCATCGACGGGAGCGGTCTGCCGAAGGAGTTGCTCAGGGCAATGAGCAAGAACAAGAAGCGAAGCGGCATAGCGATCGGTTGCGGGGTCGCGGCAGTGGTCCTGGTGCTGCTGATGGTCGCCGGGGTCCTCGCCGCGCTCTTCCTGGTAGGGGAGTCGGACAAGGCCACGATCGATCCGAAGCAGTACGACGCGGTGAAGGTGGGCCAGTCCGAGGCAGAGGTCCGTGCGAGACTGCCGCACGGCGACTCGTTCCTGGCCGACGGTCTGGACAAGGGCGCGCCGCCTGAGCCGAAGGGGGCGAAGTGCCTCGCCCTGAGGTCCACCGAGACCGGGAGCGTCTGGTACAAGGACCCGGTTTTCCGGTTCTGCTTCAAGGATGGCAGGCTGATCGAGAAGAAGTCCTTCGAGGTCAGGGGCTGA
- a CDS encoding response regulator, which translates to MIRVLITDDEPLIRAGIRMILTSADDIDVIAEAANGREAVELARAQRIDVALLDIQMPVMDGLTALTELRRTVPDTRVLILTTFGAQQNVLHALTEGSAGFLLKDSAPAELIRAVRAAAAGQAYLSPGATRHVVDSLASGRTTLRAEQRRRLETLTERELEVLALLGEGRSNADAGQRLHMSEATVKTYVSRILAKLDCANRVQAALLARDAGLTS; encoded by the coding sequence GTGATCAGGGTTCTCATCACCGATGACGAGCCGCTCATCCGGGCCGGCATCAGGATGATTCTCACCTCGGCCGACGACATCGACGTGATCGCGGAGGCGGCCAACGGCCGTGAGGCGGTCGAGTTGGCCCGCGCCCAGCGGATCGATGTGGCGCTGCTCGACATCCAGATGCCGGTCATGGACGGGCTGACGGCCCTGACCGAACTACGCCGGACCGTCCCCGACACCCGCGTACTGATCCTCACCACCTTCGGCGCGCAGCAGAACGTGCTGCACGCGCTGACCGAGGGCAGTGCGGGCTTCCTGCTCAAGGACTCGGCACCCGCGGAACTCATCCGCGCGGTGCGCGCCGCGGCCGCCGGCCAGGCGTACCTGTCGCCGGGCGCCACCCGCCACGTCGTGGACTCGCTGGCGTCCGGCCGGACCACGCTCCGCGCCGAGCAGCGCCGTCGGCTGGAGACGCTGACCGAACGCGAGCTGGAGGTGCTGGCCCTCCTGGGCGAGGGCCGCTCCAACGCGGACGCCGGGCAGCGACTCCACATGAGCGAGGCAACGGTCAAAACCTACGTGAGCCGGATCCTGGCCAAACTGGACTGCGCGAACCGGGTACAGGCGGCACTCCTGGCACGGGACGCGGGCCTGACGAGCTGA
- a CDS encoding trypsin-like serine peptidase, with protein sequence MRHRSAVTVAMLAGLAALSGCVTGDVPAQGTLVSAIPSSSPFAGATGAAHAWSAQRMRGAQSFRHQPGISHTPPPTTSNARVGAVFGHGGNGDHFCTGSVVDSPGKSVVITAAHCIHTGKDGGYQTDLAFVPGYRDGQTPNGIWPITKMVVDDHWAQSSDPGYDVGFVIVGKLDGKRIADVLGANSFGYNAGYDNNVRITGYPASGQDPISCVNKATKFQTDQMKVDCTGYSGGTSGSPWLTHFNRATRTGEVIGVIGGYQTGGDTDDTSYSPYFNDAIKSLYDKAVGEERQGQMS encoded by the coding sequence ATGCGCCATAGGTCTGCTGTAACAGTCGCCATGCTCGCCGGTCTGGCTGCCTTGTCGGGTTGCGTCACCGGCGACGTACCGGCACAGGGCACTCTGGTCTCCGCGATCCCCTCGTCCTCGCCGTTCGCAGGTGCCACCGGGGCCGCGCATGCCTGGTCCGCGCAACGGATGCGGGGCGCACAGTCCTTCCGCCACCAGCCGGGGATCTCGCACACCCCACCGCCGACCACGTCCAACGCCCGGGTGGGCGCGGTGTTCGGTCACGGCGGCAACGGCGACCACTTCTGCACCGGGAGCGTTGTGGACAGCCCCGGCAAGTCCGTGGTGATCACCGCGGCACACTGCATCCACACCGGCAAGGACGGCGGCTACCAGACGGACCTGGCATTCGTCCCCGGCTACCGCGACGGGCAGACCCCCAACGGCATTTGGCCGATCACCAAGATGGTGGTGGACGACCACTGGGCGCAGTCCTCCGACCCCGGATACGACGTGGGGTTCGTCATCGTCGGCAAGCTCGACGGCAAGCGGATCGCCGACGTACTGGGCGCCAACAGCTTCGGCTACAACGCCGGTTACGACAACAACGTGCGGATCACCGGCTATCCGGCCAGCGGCCAGGACCCCATCTCGTGCGTCAACAAGGCCACGAAGTTCCAGACGGACCAGATGAAGGTGGACTGCACCGGCTACAGCGGCGGAACCAGCGGCAGCCCCTGGCTGACCCACTTCAACCGCGCCACACGTACCGGCGAGGTCATCGGTGTCATCGGTGGCTACCAGACCGGCGGTGACACCGACGACACCTCCTACAGCCCCTACTTCAACGACGCCATCAAATCCCTCTACGACAAGGCCGTCGGAGAGGAGCGCCAGGGACAGATGTCCTAG
- a CDS encoding IS5 family transposase (programmed frameshift): MGRGDLTDAEWERLRPFLPVSNRRCGRWRDHRQVIDGILHRVRTGVQWRDLPERFGPWKTVYERHRLWSADGTWERLLQQVQSAADAVGEIDWDISVDSTIVRAHQHAAGARRSAAGPRVKGGRTGGTPGRSAVAEPGRPPGGGGAAGEGLGRSRGGFTSKLHLSADGLCRPLSLIVTAGQRADCTQFKPVLEKIRVPRIGPGRPRKKPDSLAADKAYSNGPCREYLRRRGIRHTIPEKTDSKAARLRKGTRGGRPPGFDEDRYKRRNTVERTINRLKQSRAVATRYDKRGYVYLGTATAAALTIWLRT, translated from the exons ATGGGGCGGGGTGATCTGACGGATGCTGAGTGGGAACGGCTGCGGCCGTTCCTGCCGGTCAGCAACCGGCGTTGTGGGCGGTGGCGGGATCACCGACAGGTGATCGACGGGATTCTGCACCGGGTGCGAACCGGTGTGCAGTGGCGTGACCTGCCGGAACGGTTCGGCCCATGGAAGACCGTCTATGAACGCCATCGCCTGTGGTCCGCCGACGGTACTTGGGAGCGACTGCTCCAGCAGGTCCAGTCCGCAGCCGATGCGGTGGGTGAGATCGACTGGGACATCTCGGTGGACTCCACCATCGTCCGCGCGCATCAGCATGCGGCCGGCGCCCGC CGATCCGCCGCCGGCCCCCGCGTCAAAGGGGGCCGAACTGGCGGAACACCAGGACGAAGCGCCGTGGCAGAGCCTGGCCGCCCGCCTGGTGGAGGTGGTGCTGCAGGTGAGGGCCTGGGCCGTTCGCGGGGCGGGTTCACCAGCAAGCTCCACCTGAGCGCGGACGGTCTCTGCCGCCCGCTGTCCCTGATCGTCACCGCAGGCCAGCGGGCTGACTGCACCCAGTTCAAGCCCGTCCTGGAGAAGATCCGCGTGCCGCGGATCGGGCCGGGCAGGCCCCGCAAGAAGCCGGACAGTCTCGCGGCCGACAAGGCTTACAGCAACGGACCGTGCCGCGAGTACCTGCGGCGCCGCGGTATCCGGCACACGATCCCGGAGAAGACGGACAGCAAGGCCGCCCGCCTACGCAAAGGCACACGGGGCGGACGGCCACCCGGCTTCGACGAGGACCGCTACAAGCGGCGCAACACAGTCGAGCGGACGATCAACCGCCTGAAACAGTCCCGGGCCGTCGCCACGCGCTACGACAAGCGCGGCTACGTCTACCTCGGCACCGCGACAGCGGCAGCCCTCACCATCTGGCTACGAACTTGA